The Lutra lutra chromosome 1, mLutLut1.2, whole genome shotgun sequence genomic sequence ttctctttcctgttaCATAATCTACACGGGTCATTTATAATTTGGGAGaccattttcagttttatgtgATGTTGTTCTACTTCGGATACTTGCAGTTTATGACTAGGgtcattttgtattttgtcaGAAGAATTGGAGTCTGGTAGtatgcccttttttttctttttgatacatttaaacataattcttttttgtCCTTGCATTTTGACTTTCTTTAGGAGAATTTGAGTCTTAATCATGTATTACTCccttttttctttagataaatgaACATAGTTCTTTTTCACCATAACATTTTAGTCTTCTCAGTTTTAAattagtatatataataaaatggttggagttacacttttttttttgggtgAAGATGACTTTGTACTGATTAATACCCTTAAACTATGTTTAATGAGGGTAGGGACTAAGTGTCTCTTATTCATATCTTTTTCCCAGtgtttaatacaaaataaatagtaTGATTTTGCCAATACATGGTAGCATTACAATGTTGTGTTTGGTTTAGGTTCTAAGGGTTTTAAGCCAAGTTTGTGCTTTTGGTGACTGATTTTCACATCTCTGTAGCCTTTGGAGAGGAGGATAAGAAAGTGGACCAGAACATACCGTTTGGGAGAGAAGTACAGAATCAAGGAAGATTCTGGTTTGAGATAAAGGAATGGGGAATATGGCATAGAAGTGAAGCGCACTATtgagtatttttccatttcctgtaaGATAACGTTTTTTGTTATCTGGTCTAGTGAGTTTAAACCATCTCAATTTTAATAGATTACTTATAATCTCATCTTAACTTCAGTGTATgaaattgtatatttattttactaaaatctttgctttcctcctttttccctcttAGGACATTTGCTACAAGATCCTATCGCACCCACCAACTCCACCTGCCAACATTATGTCTGCAAACCTTgtaaaggcaagaaaatgatGATGAAACCTTCATGTAGCTGGTGCAAAGACTATGAGCAATTTGAGGAAAACAAGCAGTTAAGCATCCTAGTGAACTGCTACAAAAAACTATGCGAATATATCACACAGACTACATTGGCACGGGATATAATAGAAGCAGTCGACTGTTCTTCGGATATTTTGGCTTTGCTTAATGATGGATCATTGTTTTGTGAGGAGACAGAAAAACCCTCAGATTCATCCTTTACTTTGTGTTTAACACATTCCCCTTTACCTTCAACCTCAGAACCCACAGCTGATCCTCAAGCTAGTTTATCTCCAATATCTGAAAGCACCCTCAGCATTGCTATTGGCAGTTCTGTTATCAATGGTTTGCCTACTTATAATGGGCTTTCAATAGATAGATTTGGTATAAATATTCCTTCACCTGAACATTCAAACACAATTGATGTATGTAACACTGTTGACATAAAAACTGAGGATCTGTCTGACAGCTTGCCACCTGTCTGTGACACAGTAGCCACTGACTTATGCTCCACAGGCATTGATATCTGCAGTTTTAGTGAAGATATAAAACCTGGCGACTCTCTGTTACTGAGTGTTGAGGAAGTGCTCCGCAGCTTAGAAACTGTTTCAAATACAGAGGTTTGTTGTCCTAATTTGCAGCCCAACTTGGAAGCCACTGTCTCTAATGGACCTTTTCTGCAGCTTTCTTCCCAGTCTCTTAGCCATAATGTTTTTATGTCCACCAGTCCTGCACTTCATGGGTTATCATGTACAGCAGCAACTCCAAAAGTAGCAAAATTGAATAGAAAACGATCCAGATCAGAAAGTGACAGTGAGAAAGTTCAGCCACTTCCAATTTCTACCATTATCCGAGGCCCAACGTTGGGGGCATCTGCCCCTGTGACAGTGAAACGGGAGAGCAAAATTTCTCTTCAACCTATAGCAACTGTTCCCAATGGAGGCACAACACCCAAAATCAGCAAAACTGTACTTTTATCTACTAAAAGCATGAAAAAGAGTCATGAACACGGATCCAAGAAATCTCACTCTAAAACCAAGCCAGGTAttcttaaaaaagacaaaactgtaaAGGAAAAGATTCCTAGTCACCATTTTATGCCAGGAAGTCCTACCAAGACTGTGTATAAAAAACCCCAGGAAAAGAAAGGGTGTAAATGTGGGCGTGCTACTCAAAATCCAAGTGTTCTTACATGCCGCGGCCAGCGCTGCCCTTGCTACTCTAACCGCAAAGCCTGCTTAGATTGTATATGTCGTGGCTGCCAAAACTCCTATATGGCCAATGGGGAGAAGAAGCTGGAGGCATTTGCTGTGCCAGAAAAGGCCTTGGAGCAGACCAGGCTCACTTTGGGCATTAATGTGACTAGCATTGCTGTGCGCAATGCTAGTACCAGCACCAGTGTAATTAATGTCACAGGGTCCCCAGTAACAACGTTTTTAGCTGCCAGTACACATGATGATA encodes the following:
- the MSL2 gene encoding E3 ubiquitin-protein ligase MSL2 isoform X3 is translated as MGKRAEGSPSQPARTAVESDVIIQVTLKRSGHLLQDPIAPTNSTCQHYVCKPCKGKKMMMKPSCSWCKDYEQFEENKQLSILVNCYKKLCEYITQTTLARDIIEAVDCSSDILALLNDGSLFCEETEKPSDSSFTLCLTHSPLPSTSEPTADPQASLSPISESTLSIAIGSSVINGLPTYNGLSIDRFGINIPSPEHSNTIDVCNTVDIKTEDLSDSLPPVCDTVATDLCSTGIDICSFSEDIKPGDSLLLSVEEVLRSLETVSNTEVCCPNLQPNLEATVSNGPFLQLSSQSLSHNVFMSTSPALHGLSCTAATPKVAKLNRKRSRSESDSEKVQPLPISTIIRGPTLGASAPVTVKRESKISLQPIATVPNGGTTPKISKTVLLSTKSMKKSHEHGSKKSHSKTKPGILKKDKTVKEKIPSHHFMPGSPTKTVYKKPQEKKGCKCGRATQNPSVLTCRGQRCPCYSNRKACLDCICRGCQNSYMANGEKKLEAFAVPEKALEQTRLTLGINVTSIAVRNASTSTSVINVTGSPVTTFLAASTHDDKSLDEAIDMRFDC
- the MSL2 gene encoding E3 ubiquitin-protein ligase MSL2 isoform X2; amino-acid sequence: MNPVNATALYISASRLVLNYDPGDPKAFTEINRLLPYFRQSLSCCVCGHLLQDPIAPTNSTCQHYVCKPCKGKKMMMKPSCSWCKDYEQFEENKQLSILVNCYKKLCEYITQTTLARDIIEAVDCSSDILALLNDGSLFCEETEKPSDSSFTLCLTHSPLPSTSEPTADPQASLSPISESTLSIAIGSSVINGLPTYNGLSIDRFGINIPSPEHSNTIDVCNTVDIKTEDLSDSLPPVCDTVATDLCSTGIDICSFSEDIKPGDSLLLSVEEVLRSLETVSNTEVCCPNLQPNLEATVSNGPFLQLSSQSLSHNVFMSTSPALHGLSCTAATPKVAKLNRKRSRSESDSEKVQPLPISTIIRGPTLGASAPVTVKRESKISLQPIATVPNGGTTPKISKTVLLSTKSMKKSHEHGSKKSHSKTKPGILKKDKTVKEKIPSHHFMPGSPTKTVYKKPQEKKGCKCGRATQNPSVLTCRGQRCPCYSNRKACLDCICRGCQNSYMANGEKKLEAFAVPEKALEQTRLTLGINVTSIAVRNASTSTSVINVTGSPVTTFLAASTHDDKSLDEAIDMRFDC
- the MSL2 gene encoding E3 ubiquitin-protein ligase MSL2 isoform X1, with the protein product MGQLTNVSPQPTRLRGNLREHGGGADRTGVLQRACSVLKASQGRRRGARAPCVGGLLQLHKLARILVTTLASGSLVSSDLLQIRHCSLAAYKVGSGISFQPGANGVEVSAMNPVNATALYISASRLVLNYDPGDPKAFTEINRLLPYFRQSLSCCVCGHLLQDPIAPTNSTCQHYVCKPCKGKKMMMKPSCSWCKDYEQFEENKQLSILVNCYKKLCEYITQTTLARDIIEAVDCSSDILALLNDGSLFCEETEKPSDSSFTLCLTHSPLPSTSEPTADPQASLSPISESTLSIAIGSSVINGLPTYNGLSIDRFGINIPSPEHSNTIDVCNTVDIKTEDLSDSLPPVCDTVATDLCSTGIDICSFSEDIKPGDSLLLSVEEVLRSLETVSNTEVCCPNLQPNLEATVSNGPFLQLSSQSLSHNVFMSTSPALHGLSCTAATPKVAKLNRKRSRSESDSEKVQPLPISTIIRGPTLGASAPVTVKRESKISLQPIATVPNGGTTPKISKTVLLSTKSMKKSHEHGSKKSHSKTKPGILKKDKTVKEKIPSHHFMPGSPTKTVYKKPQEKKGCKCGRATQNPSVLTCRGQRCPCYSNRKACLDCICRGCQNSYMANGEKKLEAFAVPEKALEQTRLTLGINVTSIAVRNASTSTSVINVTGSPVTTFLAASTHDDKSLDEAIDMRFDC